The Setaria italica strain Yugu1 chromosome VIII, Setaria_italica_v2.0, whole genome shotgun sequence genome includes the window TACTGTACATGTGCATGAATGTACATGCTTTACTATACAGGTGAGGGCAAGAATGCAGAAAACAAGGGCTCGTGTCTTATTTTAGGATCAACTGTGCAGTGTTTTGTCCATTGAGTACTGGCAGGAATGGTTTGGAAAGCGAACGTCGTCTATGTTGAGTGAAAATTGCACTCCTGCTTTGTTCCTTGCACAGATATGTCGAGTGTGGTATGTTTGCTTTTGACATGACAAAATGCAAAAGTCTATCCACTCACTCCAGAAACATACACGCAAGCGGTAAACATGAGACTAAAAAAGGCATGTATagattatagaataaaataagaGGAGAAAACAAAGAAACGGAAAAAATCAGTGAGGCAATTGCGGGCAAAAGCCAAGTCGGGTTGCGCCACCGCATCTTTTGGACGCTGCTCGCTCATACGCCGGCGGGAGCGGTGGCAGCCAGGTGTGCGCCCCCGCGGActgcgcgccggccggccggccggcgggtcCAGGTTCTCGCAGCCTTTGGCCGCGGAAAGCATCCCCCTGTTGCTGTTAATGTTAATAACCTATAACCCGGTCCGTCGGTCAGTCCCTGACCCGAGCAGTTAACCGCTGGATTAACCCCTGGTTAACCCCGGTCAAAGCGGCGCACATGCAGTGCAATCTAATCGAAGCAGCCGCGTCATAATTACACACGCCCGCTCGTACGTGCGTCCCGTTCCTACGCATGCTCACGTCGCGCTTTCCCATGAGGCTTCACAAACCCCCCTCTCTCCTGTCCCGTGAGAACCCCAAGGCGTCAGAGAGATTTATTGATCCCATTTCCCtagcctccctccctctccctccctgaCTCTATCTACTGTGACAAGAGCACAGCAGCGAGACTAGACAGGAAGAGTCTATCTAGGGCTCGCAGTCCATAAAGACGACAAGagccaccccctcccccccccttCTTCTCTTCCCTAGGCTAGAGGTGCCGCTTTCCGAGATGGGTTCCACCAACAACTGGCTGGGCTTCGCCTCGTTCTCCGGCGCCGCGGATGACGCCGCAATCctgcccccgctgccgccgtcgccccgtGGCGATGGGGCCGGAGCGGAGCCGAAGCTGGAGGACTTCCTCGGCCTGCAGGAACCGGCCGCCACGGTGGCTGCCGGACGGCCGTTCGTGGGTACCGGCGGCGCGAGCTCCATTGGGCTGTCCATGATCAAGAACTGGCTGCGAAGCCAGCCGGCGCCGGAGCCTGCTGTGGCGGCCGATTCGatggcgctggcggcggtggcggtggtgtctCCGGAGGGGAGCGGCAAGGTGACCGACGACGGCGCTGagagcggcggaggcgccgtGGTGGTTGCGGCGCAgcagaggaaggcggcggcggtggacacGTTCGGCCAGCGGACGTCCATCTACCGCGGCGTCACAAAGTAGGTTCTTGATTGTTTTTAACAAAATCTCTTTGTTTTCTGTTTTGGTGATGGTCGTAACCCTTTTGATGGTGTTGTGTTTGATTTGTTCCTGGATGCATGTGATACAAGCTCGGTTTCTTGTTGTTTTTGGGTCGTTGGCGTTTGCAGCATCATTTGGATCATGAAATTATTTTTCCCCTTCGTGAgcagtagatttttttttctactctCATTTTTACTGTTCTTGCGTAAGGAATGTTTTCGCTCTTAGTCGTTTTATTGGACATCATCTCTAGTTGATGTCTTTGTTCTTGCTGATGCCAAGTTATTTAAATCTTATGAACAGTTCTTGTGCCGTTTGAAAAATCAAATCTCACATCTTTGGATGCACGGAAGCCTGTCCTGTGCTCCTCCATTTGATTTCTTTCACATATTGTCAATGATTCCATAAGATTTTTATATGCTGGATTGTTGCATCTATCCTCTAGTTACAGAAGTGTTGTGCCATTCATAGTTTTTACCGCCTGTAATCGAGTAGAACCACCTCTTCCTCTTTTGATTCTATTGTATCAATTAAATCTTTCGTTGAAAATGTTTTTATCATCATCATTGCGTGAAGTCATTGACTTGTGTTCATGATTTGACTGGCTAAATTTGCTAGTGGCTGATTGTAAATCTTTGTAATTTGTGCTTCTTGTTATTCTTTCCTATCACCTCTTCGGGCTTGTTTCTTTATCCAGAACACCCAATCTGCTTCACATATTTTTCTAATGCtgtcatcatcttccatgtTTGCAGATATTTGTACTAAACTATTGGCTTTGTTCTCAATAGGCATCGATGGACAGGAAGATATGAAGCACATCTTTGGGACAACAGCTGCAGAAGAGAAGGCCAGACTCGCAAAGGAAGACAAGGTAATGATTATAATAGAAACATTTATACATTTCTAAGTTGCATCCTATTATTTGATGGGCATTTCAATTTTCTATGCTAACCAAATGTTTTGTTTCTGTATCGGTACCTGCAATCCCTTGACTCCATTGATTCAGTGTATCTTGGTAAGCACTAAGTAATATTTGTTTACAATTACAATTATTTTTATATCTGATGTTCATGTTCATGTTGAGTATATTTAAATATGTTGTTGATGCATTGAAGGTGGATATGATAAAGAAGAGAAAGCGGCCAGAGCTTATGATCTAGCTGCTCTCAAGTACTGGGGCACTACAACAACTACAAATTTTCAGGTACTAAATATTTATGTGTTTGTCCTCTACAATTTATTTTTTACTTTTCACTGCATATCATGAATGGATGTTGTAAGATTTTTAACTTAATGTTCAGATCAGCAACTACGAAAAAGAGTTGGAAGAGATGAAGCATATGTCACGGCAGGAATATGTTGCATCCCTTAGAAGGCATGTGTGTTCAAAACTTTGTAGCTTTATGGAACTTGAAATCAAACATTTTTCAAATGGATTGACATAAAATATATATTGGTGTACAGGAAAAGCAGCGGGTTTTCTCGTGGTGCATCTATTTACCGAGGGGTTACCAGGTACAAACTATTCCTTTTCTTTATCATCATGTAGTTTTAGTTAGCTACTGCGTTGTTGTTTCTATCTATGGGAATTTATGTTACATGTGGATCATCAATACAATTGCATTAATCTCATCAGAATTGCTCAAATCAAACTCGCCCGTACATTTCTATTCCTGCATAATTGTGCTATTCCTTTTACCAGAGTTGACTATGATCATCAATAAAATTAATTTTCTTGCAAAGTTGACAAGCAATTGCTCTTCTATCTTTGCATACATGTAAAACAGGCACCATCAGCATGGAAGGTGGCAAGCAAGAATAGGAAGAGTGGCAGGAAACAAGGATCTGTATTTGGGCACATTCAGTAAGTCACAGCCTAATATTTTATtgcaccatttttttttgttgtcaaGGGAAATGGAAGCAAGGTTGAAAAGCATAAAGCTAATGCTGGAacacattttctttattttccctCTTGAATATAATATCATGTGGCTGACCTGTGTAGGTACTCAGGAGGAAGCTGCAGAGGCTTACGACATTGCTGCAATCAAATTCCGAGGCCTTAATGCCGTCACAAACTTTGACATGAGCCGGTACGACGTCAAGAGCATCATCGAGAGCAGCTCCCTGCCAGTAGGTGGCACCACAAAGCGTCTCAAGGATGTGCCTGATCAATCTGACATGGGCAGGAACGGCCACAGTGCAGACTCTGTTGGTCATATGACTGCTACCAACCTTCTTACTGATGGCATTGGCAGCTATGGCCCTGAGAATTATGGTTATAGTGGATGGTCGCCCGCTGCCATGACATCAATCCCCTTGCAATTCAGCAATGGCCATGACCAGTCCAGGCTGTGGTGCAAGCCAGAGCAGGACAGTGCGGTTGTTGCAGCAGCACACAACCTGCACCACCTCCAGCACTTTCCGGCCCCAGGTGGCACCCACAATTTTTTCCAGCCATCGCCCATTCAGGACATGACAGGTGTTGCTGATGTTTCATCTCCATCAGTGGACTCGAATTCATTCTCGTACAATGGGAGCGTTGGTTACCATGGTGCCATGGGTGGCGGCTATGCCATGCCGGTTACAACACTAGTGGAGGGCAACCCTGCAGCCAGTGGCTATGGAGTTGAGGAAGGCACGACTGACGTCTATGATTGTCGGAACATTTATTATCTCTCCCAAGGCTCGCCAGGTGCCAATACTGGAAAGCCAGAAGCTTATGATCAGCAAGGTGCCGGGTATGAAAGTTGGGTACCGGCTGTGCCGGTGATATCGCAGAAGGCTGCCAATGTGACTGTCTGCCATGGCACACCTCTATACTCGGTTTGGAAATGATGCTTAGACGATGGAAATCTAGCTTTAGGTCATCAGGTAGTGATATTTTCAGCTTCTGGGAAGGAAAGATTAAATTTTAGGTATACCAATGTCAAGCTTTTGACTTCAATTAGTTTTTTTATGAAAAGAGTTTTGCTGCTTCTGTCACTAATCAGCTCCTGTGGGAGTCTGGGAGCTATGAGAAATGTCGTTTTGTTCTTACCTGACTAATGCTTAGTAATGTTAACATGCTGACTCTTTTGTAATGGCAAGAGCTATGGTATTTCAATGTATACGTGATAAGCCATCATATGTTTTTCATGTTCTTTCCAAAGCTAGAGAACTTAGTACATAATCTTTGTCCTGCAGAGATATTCCCAGAAAATCATGCATATATCCAGTACGTGAAACAAAGTTTCTGAATGCTCCGTCCCTAGCCAATTAAGCATCTATAATCAGTGAAAGAAACGGTAACTATCATGAGAGCATATTGTGCAAGCCAGTTTCATTTTCCATTTGTTGTGCAGATTTAGCGTGCTGGCACCTATAATATGATTTGAAACTGTGAATAGTTTGAATTATTTTTAGATTTGAATCAGTTCCGATGTCAACTGTAAGTACCTTTAATTTTTAGCTTTCTTATAACATATCTTCACAATGGGTAATATACATGGTACGTTTGTAGTTCACAGTCCAGTCATTCCAACCTTGGACCAACAAAATATGCTTGTGCACATGGTGAGTGGTGaatgggtgtttggataccacttgctaaagtttagcatatatcacatcggatgtttcaatactaattaagagtattaaacatatgctaattacaaaactaattgcacagatagagtctaattcgtgacACGAATTTATTAAGCGTAATTAGTCAATGAtctgacaatgtggtgctacagtaaccatttactaatgatgaattaattaggcttaatagattcatctcgcaaattagactccatttgtgcaattagttttgtaattacctcatgtttaatcctcctaattagcatccgaacatccgatgtgatcatgctaaaatttagcacccggTATCAAAGGTACTCTCAGATACAAACCTTGGTTGCAACCTCAACCTCTAGGCTATTATCTTTTAACATGGCCTGCATGGCCATTCCGTTTGGACGTGACACTTGTTTGCTACAAGCAGCAAGGCTTGCAACATTGGAAGTTGATACCTTGACGGACCATGTGTAGGCGGTACACAGTCCCTTCCATGACAAAAAGAAAGTTGTGTCTTCGGTTGATTGTAGCCAACATGCTGAAAAATTATCTTTTGCAATATTTCAGGTGACAATTTCAGAATTTTAATGctacttttttcttttaaaatgcTAAATTAGTCTTTTGGTAGCGAATGTTTAAaacatcaattttttttctttttatgatTGAGAGAGCTACTATTGTTTAATTTGACTGGTCAATAAGCTGGGGTTATATACAGCCAAGCATATTCACTCCTGTTATGATGTCAAATCGTGCATGATGCAGGTGGTCCCTTCTTGCAAGTCAATTGAACCTGGTTGCTTCACCTGTAGATTACAATACTGTAGTGCACGGTATAGTATCTTCTTGATCCTCGTTCCAGGAACAATACTTAACTAGCCAGCACGATTGTCAGTACGTTCGGACTGGTaatttaggggctgtttggatatgaggtgctaaactttaacagtgtcacatcggatgttcggatgctaattaggaggactaaatatgagctaattataaaactaattgcagaaccttgtgctaattcgcgagacgaatctattaagcctaattaatccatcattagcaaatggttactgtagcaccacattgtcaaatcatggactaattaggcttaatagattcgtctcgcgaattatactccatctgtgcaattagttttgtaattagcttatgtttagtactcctaattagcatccaaacatccgatgtgacaggtgttaaactttaacaggggtttcccaaacacccccttactcgAACCTACAGGGCAGTAATTGTCAAATTGATCTCTGCAGAGTACAGTGTATCATCTACTTTTATTCTAACGATGTCTTTTACGGTTCTCCAAATGTTCTCACGGTAACTCATCAGATTCTCTAGGTTTATGTTGACCGATTATCATGCAAAAGGATTCTCCACTTTTCATATAACTCGATTCGTGCACAACCTGTAGGCTCCATCTCAAAACTAGTGTACGAAGATACTGAATGCAAAGTTCACCCATGTGTGACAAACTAGGATTTTACCaagctgaaaaaaaaatcttatacaATTCGATAAAATTAtttacaatttaataaaatcATATTCTAATTCATAAACCACATACACTAAATAATATGATAAGTCTTTAATTTAAAGATTAAGCTAGAAAaaataacaaatcacaatataaatagttcaaatGAAAAACAAATAGTTCAAAATATAGCATAAAAGAAACATACAATATTACTTGTCCCGCCGCTTTTCGAATGACATGAATGTCTTGATTATATATCTTCATTCACTTGTAACAAAATATCCCGCTCAATAAATGTGACTAGACAATCGTCCAAAATACTATTACctagcttattccttgacttTGTTTTCATGATAACCAATGCAGAAAATACTGTTTCAACTCTCGTTGTTGCCACTGGTAAAAGGAATATCAATTTGAGAAGCAAGTAACCCATATCATACACTTTGTGACTCCGTGTTTGAACAAGCTTAACTGAGAGATCAACGATGCTGTCTAGACCCTTGAGGCTATCATCTCGTCGcatgtcatcaatataattatgaagttgcaattcaagttttagcaaatgATTGTTGGAGAAGTCCTTAGGATAAAATTCAGCCAATCTACGTACCTTCTGCGCATCAAAAGAAGCAAATGAATTGGAAGGACCGAAGGCTGACATACAAGAAAGTAGCTccatattgatctcatcaaaCCGATTATCAAGCTCTTGACTAATTTGATCAATGACACCAATATACACTTCTATTAccatcatttgtttggtttgGACACAGGGATACCTTGCTGATTTTCCATACGGCacataatcaccatccataGCAGGAATTTCAACATCATGTTTAATGAAAAAAAGTGACCCTCTCAAGGCAGTGCACTACAAGAAACACCCCCCTCTAGATACTTTTATTTTTAGGTTAGATACGTTTTATTTCATCTCTAGTGAATTATAGATACGCTTCACTTAAACGTGTTGGAGAGTCTCCTCATGGACCATGTCAAGAACTGTAAACACGTTTTATCAAACGTGTCTACAAGATAAAGAGACACTTTCTAGAGGCGGTGACAAGCGTGTCTACCCCACATGTATTCATTTAATATTAGAGCAATAGAGTTAGCAACAAAATTAATCATTCCCATACATCTAGATATTACATATCCCTTAAAACTTACACGCTGCGTTCTAATTCTATTTAAAAATCTTTGCGCAAGCAGATAGACACTTCTCTTCAATTCTCAATCTTCGCCTATATTTATTGACATGCTTCTATGATcctgcaaaataaataaattaattaattcaATAAAAGTTCTAGAAAATACAACACCACACATATTTCTGTgatgaatttagaaaaaaggCTTAGCTAGCGATGGGGGAGTGAAGGTTACTTTTTAATGATTGCAATATTATACTTAGAAGTACTGACTTATTCTACACACAGCCACACAAGCTTAGAAGTTGCAGTATTATACCACAACACAAATATAACCAATTTGTTTTTCTGCCACATTCACATAAAATCACCTATCCAAATGACAAATTGGCAGATTCCAAGGATCAATCCACTTAGCGCAAACAGAGACAAAAGAGAACAAGTTTTAATGCTAGTTAGCACATATGCAGATACCAACCTCATCGAGTAGCTTTTCAAACTATAGATTGACACTTTCAGCATGTCCACACACATCAGTACATCACAGGAACCTGTATGCAAGTCACAGTTACTTTCACATCCATGTCATTGTAGCAATGGACCAGACAGTTAGAAGGAAATTATATTTTCTCAAATTATCACAATGAGAGAACAGTTTAACAGAGTAATGCAAACTTCATAGGAAGTTATTTAGACCAAAAGGACCACAAAGACTAACCCAAATTTGTTGGTCTCCTTCACCATTTTCATTTCTTCCTTGTTATACCCATTCTCAATAACTGTTGCATTGTGTGGGAATATATTAAAAGTATACTGCACCAGGGACAAACACATTCAGCATGAAGAACTCATGACTAAAATAATttgatatatgctcactactGGAAAGAAAAATTTCCTTATCAGTACGAAACATTAAGGTATCATTACAGCCACTTAATATACAAATACTAAAACAATATAGCACATCGGAAAATTGTAAAAGGTAAACAAATGGTATGATAAACAAATACATAACATAAGCTACCTGCTAAGTCTATACAAACATGACTTTGCAAAAGCTGCCTTTCACCTTGATAGTTTCTTTCGCTACCATTGGACCCTATCTTGGACTGTAAAAGATTTCACACTTGATGTTCTCCTAAACCACAGTAGCTCGGAGCTAGCAGTAATGTAGCTAGTAATTGTGTATATGCAGATCTCACACCCCTAGAGAACAAGTGAATTGTCAAACAAAGATGCAGCATGctgtaacaaaaaaaaggatTGGTAACATGAGGTAGTAAACAAGATCTGCAGCAACTACTTTGAAGACCATATCAGTAAATTGGAGCTAAATTATTGATCACATCATAGTATTTAACATGTAACATAAAACTATAAACACAAGATTGAGAACACGAAGTCAGTTGAGCATTTCAGAGAATGAAATTCAGGAACACGAAGTCCCAGTTGAGTACACATACATCTCGTTTCTGCTCTTGTTGCTGACCTCCACGATGGAGTGACTAGAGAGCTCCCAGTTGAGAACTCCTGGCTGAACTTGCACCCTAATCTTGAAGGATAAATATTGGATTGCCACCTACATCTCGTTTCTGCTCTTGTTGCTGACCTCCACGATGGAGTGACTAGAGAGCTCCCAGTTGAGAACTCCTGGCTGAACTTGCACCCTAATCTTGAAGGATAAATATTGGATTCCATAGGTGGCAAGAAGCCAAGGACAGGCTACTTGTTAGATATTTTgcaggaaaaaaatagaaatcttGAATCTGTACACTCCATCAGGGATGGGAGCTAACCTGGAGCTCCGTTCATGGAGGCGGACGAGCCACGCTTGGGGAAGCTTAGGCTAGATGTCGCATGGAGGGAGGGAGCCACCGTCATGCCATGCAGGATCTACCTGGATCAGCATCCCAAATCCCATCAACCATGGCGGCACGCTCGTAGTCTGCCCTCCATCTACCACGGTGCAGCTTGCGGCTCGCTAGGGGCGCTATCACGCATGGAGAGGGGATGAGGCCGCCATGGATCCGCGCCAAGCCATTGCGAGGGTGGGGTCACGTTGGATCCGCATGGCATGGTGGGTATGACACCGAGTCTGGGTGGAAACGGGAGGACGGGGAAACCACCGCACCACCACCTGCCGGGTGTATGGATGGGCCTGTTGCCGCCTTCATCCACTACTCCGGTGGGAGATCTCACCGGAGTTGTAGCCGGGCTTTGGTCGCCTCCCCTATTGGGTTTGGATCTCATGGCCGCAGGGGTCGGATGGTGAGTGGAGTCCGTTGTTGCCGATGGCTAAGCGCGAGGAAATGGGAGCCTGATAGTGAGGTGAGCAGCTCGGGCAGGCAGCGAGCAAGCACTAGACAAGGAGGCATGGGGACCAGACCATCGTGGtgcggaggagcggcggtgggagCGGCGCGTCGGCGGAGAGGAAGCGGAGGGGCTCGCTGGGTGGGGAGGTGAGGAAGGATGGGAATGCGGAGAAGACACGTGCGGGGGCGGGGCCAGGCACCGGGGGTGGAATTTGGGGGCCGGCAGGGAAGGGTGCCGACGGCAGGGGGCGGGAGCCGGGGGCCGGCCGGACGATGCCCCTCTCCGGATCTCGAAAACAGGCAGCGATGTTAAGGAGATGGGGGAGAGAGAGATCGTGCAATCTTTTTACACGAGaatataaaggaaataaaggAAAGCTATAAAGTATCAAGGTttcgtctgggtactcctcgaatataaaggaaataataaatatgaaagaaaagaagttcacaaatctaaaggcccatgactaccacatgttgatgacctagttgctcccgattgcactgaggggtattctaccagagaatgtatgATTGgtgctcgtaaagctatgcgcatttctcaatgcgatttcgtagAAGGTAATCGACCTGATCAAGCTACTAAAGTTGTagaatgatgtggtacaatgCCTTGTCAGCCTTGAATTGGTATTTCCAGCATCcatcttcaatattatgatgcaccacctggttcacctagtcaaagatattactattctcggtctagtattcctgcacaatatgtggcctttcgagaggtttatgtcagtcctaaaaaaattatgttcttaATTGTGCCCTTCCAGAAGGAAgaatcgccaagggatatggaacagagaaGGCCATTGAGTTTTTGTCAACAAAAAATTATGTTCTTAATTCGATTGGATTCCAATATCACGCCACTTAGGctgcgatcatgaccaaggaattTTTGTCAACAAGAAGCTTTTtaacattacattgtaatgcactaaatatggtgcaCCTTTATATAATGCTCTATGGCCACCAAAGCCTttcaattatattgtaatgctctatggtgaaccTGTACTCGACCAATATAAACAATATTGTAATGCTCAATTGCAGTTTTGCACATTCAAATTATTTCATTGAAGAGTTTGTAGATCAATTGATGCATATacataattattttagaaacttaataaactagtatagaattaatgactgattcaaacttattttaaatatacttgctaatttaatatatttttacatgttcaaaatatgtaaatttcttatttttatttaaCAACATCAGTACAAAacaacttaaaacatatataaattaaaactacaaaaccaattgGGAAATGAAAAGGAGGGGGTCTCTAGTCCTGGctagtaataccaaccgggactaaaggggtctttttcatctcccgcgcttaaagccccctttagtcccggttgctatTACCAaatgggactaaaggccccccccctttagtcccagttggcaAGTACGCTCGGTACAATAGGGTATAGACACCTCTTCTccatccccttcttcctcctcacttcATTCCCCCGATTCGCCACCTCTTGTCTGCTCCTCCTTGTCCACCGCGTCGGCCGCTAGCCCCCATCGTCGTGCCACCCGTTCtcctcgtcggccgccgccgcggcgcctcccCATCGACATTTAGCGCTGGACTCCCCACGTCTCTCCATCCTCCTCCCTGGCCGCACCACGGCCCCCACTCGGCCGGTCAGCCCCGCCACCACCTCACCGCGTGTCGTCGTCATTCCCCCGGCGGTTGCGTCACTGGCCCGCAGCTCCTCCACTGCGTCCCCACCGACGCCCCTTATCCTCCTCTGCCAGCTGCCTGTTTGCCTCCATGCTCGGCACCGCAGCGCGGCACGCTCCCAGCCCGGTGCCCTCCTCCTGCCCTGGCCTGCCGGCTTCTCCGTCGCTGCACGGCGCCACGCACCAAGCACCCGGACACCGGCGCCACTAGAGCCACGCCACCGTCCCAGCCGGTCACCACCGTCCACTATCACTCGACCCCCTCCCTGACGCTGGGTCCCTTGCGCCGCCATGCACCGACGCCCGACCCCGTTCCCGACGCTAGGTCCCCTGCGCTGCCGTCCACCGATGCCCTGCCCCATGTGCCACTATCTGCCTCCGTCCCAGCCCTTTGCACTGCCGTCTGGTACGTACGGCGCAACAACACGAGCACTGACGCAAGccgagttttttattagaaaaatagtagaaattagtataaatacttaggaaattagtagattaaattagaaaattagaagaaattagtataaatgcttaggaaattattaGATTAAATTAAGAacttagtagaaattagtataaatggttaggaaattagtagattaaattaggaaattagtagaaattagtataaattcttaggaaattagtagaaagtagtataaattagtataatttagtagaaattagtctaatttagtacaaattagtagattagtgaaaattcttaggaaattagtataaatgcaattggaaattatagaaaattagtataaatgcatAGGAAGTTATAAAAAACTAGTATTTTTAATGTTGAATTGTATGAGTTTTttaatgtttaatttcatgtaaTAAACTGTACATGTTTTATTGTatatatgattccatgtataCATATTTATAATTTTATGTAATGAATTGTACAAGTGTTCATTTTCAATCATGTGTTTTAATGTGCAATAGTTAGGATAAGTTTTATATAAGTTTCATTTATTTAATGGTTGTTATACGATTTCATATCTATACAATTTttatgattacatgtgtgtataactaatATCATTATTATGTTAGATCGGAGACgaagaggatgaaaggtatataatggagcagattattgcttgCGGTAGGGCTCAAACGTTCCAAGAATCCTCatcgaggatgagggtagccaggcggaTATGTTTcttggtgatggcaatgatgagcccgagcacggcgttgatgacaatgcagAACAAGACATTGCCGTGATGgcattttcattattttaccccatctataacttcatattcattattactatatactaattaatgaatcttgaacttttagccctctggatcgatgaacCGAAAAAAACTGTGAGGTCGTCCAAAGATAATtgagggaaggcttcacatcacagaagtgatagaagagggccagccaattgctcccgaaaaagtcgctagaaagttcgtgagtcaatgctgggctattgtaagggaatatgtcaagaaacacttcacacttcctaaCGGCGTCGAtgaaaaagttgtgaaagactggacgctcaagaagatggcaacaCAATTCCAGACCTTCAAAAAGAATCTGAATGCCAACTATATCAAGAAGAGCCAAACTTTAGATTTTATTAACTAGCC containing:
- the LOC101758339 gene encoding AP2-like ethylene-responsive transcription factor BBM1; its protein translation is MGSTNNWLGFASFSGAADDAAILPPLPPSPRGDGAGAEPKLEDFLGLQEPAATVAAGRPFVGTGGASSIGLSMIKNWLRSQPAPEPAVAADSMALAAVAVVSPEGSGKVTDDGAESGGGAVVVAAQQRKAAAVDTFGQRTSIYRGVTKHRWTGRYEAHLWDNSCRREGQTRKGRQVYLGGYDKEEKAARAYDLAALKYWGTTTTTNFQISNYEKELEEMKHMSRQEYVASLRRKSSGFSRGASIYRGVTRHHQHGRWQARIGRVAGNKDLYLGTFSTQEEAAEAYDIAAIKFRGLNAVTNFDMSRYDVKSIIESSSLPVGGTTKRLKDVPDQSDMGRNGHSADSVGHMTATNLLTDGIGSYGPENYGYSGWSPAAMTSIPLQFSNGHDQSRLWCKPEQDSAVVAAAHNLHHLQHFPAPGGTHNFFQPSPIQDMTGVADVSSPSVDSNSFSYNGSVGYHGAMGGGYAMPVTTLVEGNPAASGYGVEEGTTDVYDCRNIYYLSQGSPGANTGKPEAYDQQGAGYESWVPAVPVISQKAANVTVCHGTPLYSVWK